A single Carnobacterium inhibens subsp. inhibens DSM 13024 DNA region contains:
- the ruvX gene encoding Holliday junction resolvase RuvX translates to MRTMGLDVGSKTVGVAVSDPFGWTAQGIEIVKINEAQEEYGIDRIGELIKIHEVTKVVIGLPKNMNNSIGPRAEASIHYAKLIEDTFGLPVVLQDERLTTVQAERMLIEEGNTSRAKRKKVIDKLAAVMILQNYLNQNQN, encoded by the coding sequence ATGAGAACAATGGGATTAGATGTTGGTTCCAAAACTGTTGGTGTAGCCGTTAGTGACCCTTTTGGCTGGACAGCACAAGGAATTGAGATCGTTAAAATAAATGAAGCACAAGAAGAATACGGAATTGATCGTATTGGTGAATTAATTAAAATTCACGAAGTAACAAAAGTGGTTATTGGACTGCCAAAGAATATGAATAACTCAATCGGTCCTCGAGCAGAAGCGTCTATTCATTATGCAAAATTGATTGAAGATACATTTGGACTGCCCGTTGTCTTACAAGACGAACGACTAACGACTGTTCAAGCTGAAAGAATGCTGATTGAAGAAGGAAATACTTCTAGAGCAAAAAGAAAGAAAGTTATTGATAAACTTGCTGCAGTGATGATTCTTCAAAATTATTTGAATCAAAATCAAAACTAG